From a single Arachis hypogaea cultivar Tifrunner chromosome 3, arahy.Tifrunner.gnm2.J5K5, whole genome shotgun sequence genomic region:
- the LOC112789962 gene encoding sugar carrier protein C-like: protein MAGGLIGKGFGNGKQYPGKLTFRVFVTCMVAAFGGLIFGYDLGISGGVTSMDPFLKKFFPDVYAKEMNMKPSDNQYCRFDSQVLTLFTSSLYLAALVASLCASSITRIFGRRLTMLSGGILFLVGAGFNAFAQKVWMLIVGRMLLGFGIGCANQSVPIYVSEVAPYKYRGALNMMFQLAITIGIFVANVLNYFFAKMKNGEGWRYSLGLAAVPAVMIIIGAMFLPDSPSSLIERGKDEKAKQELIKIRGTSDVDEEFKDLVEASQSSMAVKHPWATLLKRHYRPQLVMAIAIPFFQQLTGMNVITFYAPVLFRTIGFGSNASLMSSMITGGFNALATFVSIFTVDKVGRRKLFLEGGAQMFICQIVITAAIASKFGVDGNPGILPKWYAFLVVGFICIYVMGFAWSWGPLGWLVPSEIFPLEVRSAAQSINVSVNMIFTFAIAQVFTSMLCHMKFGLFIFFAFFVLLMSGFIHKFLPETKGVPIEEMSVVWQNHSYWKKFVKSASEEANAKVDNSC, encoded by the coding sequence ATGGCCGGTGGACTCATTGGAAAGGGGTTTGGCAATGGAAAGCAATATCCGGGAAAACTCACTTTCCGGGTTTTCGTGACGTGCATGGTTGCTGCATTTGGAGGACTAATTTTTGGATATGATCTTGGCATCTCAGGTGGAGTTACATCGATGGATCCTTTTCTGAAGAAATTTTTCCCGGATGTGTATGCAAAGGAGATGAATATGAAGCCATCTGACAATCAGTATTGCAGGTTTGACAGCCAGGTTTTGACACTCTTTACATCCTCCCTGTATCTGGCTGCTCTCGTGGCATCACTCTGTGCGTCTTCCATCACTCGAATCTTTGGAAGGCGTCTTACCATGTTGTCCGGCGGTATTCTGTTTCTTGTCGGTGCCGGTTTCAATGCCTTTGCTCAGAAAGTGTGGATGCTCATTGTTGGTCGCATGTTGCTTGGCTTCGGAATTGGATGTGCCAATCAGTCTGTTCCAATCTATGTATCGGAGGTTGCTCCTTACAAATACAGAGGAGCCCTTAACATGATGTTCCAATTGGCCATCACCATTGGAATCTTTGTGGCCAATGTCCTCAACTATTTCTTCGCCAAGATGAAGAACGGTGAAGGCTGGCGCTACAGCTTGGGTTTAGCGGCTGTCCCCGCCGTCATGATCATCATCGGCGCAATGTTTCTCCCCGACTCGCCGAGCTCCTTGATCGAGCGTGGCAAAGATGAGAAAGCCAAGCAAGAGCTGATCAAGATTAGAGGAACCAGTGACGTGGACGAAGAGTTCAAGGACCTTGTTGAGGCGAGTCAATCGTCCATGGCAGTGAAACACCCATGGGCCACTCTGTTGAAGAGGCATTACAGGCCTCAGCTCGTGATGGCCATAGCCATTCCTTTCTTCCAGCAACTCACTGGCATGAACGTCATCACTTTCTATGCTCCTGTTTTGTTCAGAACCATTGGTTTTGGCAGCAACGCTTCTCTTATGTCTTCCATGATCACCGGTGGGTTTAATGCGCTTGCTACCTTTGTTTCAATTTTTACCGTTGACAAAGTTGGAAGGCGCAAGCTCTTTCTCGAAGGGGGTGCTCAGATGTTTATCTGTCAGATTGTGATAACCGCCGCGATAGCAAGTAAATTTGGAGTGGATGGAAACCCCGGAATCTTGCCAAAATGGTATGCGTTCCTTGTGGTGGGATTTATATGCATCTATGTCATGGGATTTGCATGGTCATGGGGTCCTCTTGGATGGTTGGTTCCTAGCGAGATATTTCCCCTTGAAGTCAGATCTGCAGCTCAGAGTATTAATGTGTCGGTCAATATGATTTTCACATTTGCAATTGCTCAAGTATTCACCTCCATGCTCTGCCACATGAAGTTTGGCCTCTtcatcttctttgctttctttgttttgcTCATGAGCGGTTTTATTCATAAGTTTCTTCCCGAGACTAAGGGAGTTCCCATTGAAGAGATGTCTGTTGTGTGGCAAAACCATTCTTATTGGAAGAAATTTGTCAAGTCTGCAAGCGAAGAAGCTAATGCCAAGGTGGATAACTCATGTTGA
- the LOC112789963 gene encoding exosome complex component RRP41-like, with the protein MAGKAGSAPATYSPSPTTQKKKTSLFQEDWVRPDGRGFHQCRPAFFRTGAVNAASGSAYAEFGNTKVIVAVFGPRESKKAMMYSDIGRLNCNVSYTTFASPVRGQGSDHKEYTAMLHKALEGAIILESFPKTTVDVFALVLESGGGDLPVVISCASLALADAGIMMYDLVASVSVSCLSKNLVIDPIFEEENSQDGSLMITCMPSRYEITQLTVTGEWSTPKINEGMQLCLDACAKLAKIMRSCLKEAASDSQE; encoded by the exons ATGGCCGGCAAAGCCGGAAGCGCTCCGGCGACGTACTCGCCGTCTCCGACTACTCAGAAGAAGAAAACTTCCCTTTTCCAAGAAGACTGGGTCCGACCTGATGGCCGCGGCTTCCACCAGTGCAGACCTGCTT TTTTCAGGACTGGTGCTGTGAATGCTGCATCAGGATCAGCCTATGCAGAATTTGGAAATACCAAGGTCATTGTAGCTGT ATTCGGGCCTAGAGAGAGCAAGAAGGCAATGATGTACAGTGATATAGGGCGTTTAAATTGCAATGTTAGCTATACAACGTTTGCAAGTCCAGTTCGTGGAcag GGTTCAGATCACAAAGAATACACTGCAATGCTTCATAAAGCTTTGGAGGGTGCAATAATATTAGAATCTTTCCCCAAGACCACTGTGGATGTTTTTGCTTTGGTGTTGGAATCTGGCGGCG gTGATCTCCCAGTTGTCATATCATGTGCTAGCCTTGCCCTGGCTGATGCTGGAATAATGATGTATGATCTCGTTGCATCAGTTTCTGTG TCCTGTCTCAGTAAGAATCTTGTCATTGATCCtatttttgaggaggaaaattcCCAAGATGGAAGCTTGATGATTACGTGCATGCCTTCTCGCTATGAAATTACTCAACTTACAGTTACTGGGGAATGGTCCACCCCAAAGATTAACGAG GGAATGCAACTTTGCCTCGACGCTTGTGCAAAGCTTGCAAAGATTATGAGGTCATGTTTGAAAGAAGCTGCTTCTGATTCTCAGGAATAG
- the LOC112789965 gene encoding probable histone H2A.1 → MAGRGKTLGSGNAKKATSRSSKAGLQFPVGRIARFLKAGKYAERVGAGAPVYLAAVLEYLAAEVLELAGNAARDNKKTRIVPRHIQLAVRNDEELSKLLGDVTIANGGVMPNIHNLLLPKKTGTSSKAAGDDDS, encoded by the exons ATGGCGGGTCGAGGCAAAACATTAGGATCTGGCAACGCCAAGAAGGCCACCTCTCGGAGCAGCAAGGCCGGTCTTCAATTCCCTGTTGGTCGTATTGCCCGGTTCCTGAAGGCTGGAAAATACGCCGAACGTGTCGGTGCCGGCGCCCCCGTTTACCTCGCCGCCGTCCTTGAATACCTAGCCGCCGAG GTTCTTGAGTTAGCTGGCAACGCTGCGAGAGATAACAAGAAGACTAGAATTGTGCCACGTCACATTCAGTTGGCGGTTAGAAATGACGAAGAGTTAAGCAAGCTTCTTGGAGATGTCACAATTGCCAACGGTGGTGTGATGCCCAACATCCACAACCTCTTGCTTCCTAAGAAGACCGGAACTTCGTCCAAGGCTGCTGGCGATGATGATTCTTAG